The following DNA comes from Peribacillus sp. FSL E2-0218.
CCATCTCCCAAGGCTAAATACTCCCTAGTGACCGATAGTGAACCAGTACCGTGAGGGAAAGGTGAAAAGCACCCCGGAAGGGGAGTGAAATAGATCCTGAAACCGTGTGCCTACAAGTAGTCAAAGCCCGTTAATGGGTAATGGCGTGCCTTTTGTAGAATGAACCGGCGAGTTACGATTTCATGCGAGGTTAAGTTGATGAGACGGAGCCGCAGCGAAAGCGAGTCTGAATAGGGCGAATGAGTATGAGGTCGTAGACCCGAAACCAGGTGATCTACCCATGTCCAGGGTGAAGTTCAGGTAACACTGAATGGAGGCCCGAACCCACGCACGTTGAAAAGTGCGGGGATGAGGTGTGGGTAGCGGAGAAATTCCAATCGAACCTGGAGATAGCTGGTTCTCTCCGAAATAGCTTTAGGGCTAGCCTCAAGATGAGAGTATTGGAGGTAGAGCACTGATTGGACTAGGGGCCCCCAACGGGTTACCGAATTCAGTCAAACTCCGAATGCCAAATACTTATTCTTGGGAGTCAGACTGCGAGTGATAAGATCCGTAGTCGAAAGGGAAACAGCCCAGACCACCAGCTAAGGTCCCAAAGTATACGTTAAGTGGAAAAGGATGTGGAGTTGCTTAGACAACCAGGATGTTGGCTTAGAAGCAGCCACCATTTAAAGAGTGCGTAATAGCTCACTGGTCGAGTGACTCCGCGCCGAAAATGTACCGGGGCTAAACGTATCACCGAAGCTGTGGATTGACACCGTAGGGTGTCGATGGTAGGAGAGCGTTCTAAGGGCGTTGAAGTCAGACCGGAAGGACTGGTGGAGCGCTTAGAAGTGAGAATGCCGGTATGAGTAGCGAAAGAAGGGTGAGAATCCCTTCCACCGAATGCCTAAGGTTTCCTGAGGAAGGCTCGTCCGCTCAGGGTTAGTCGGGACCTAAGCCGAGGCCGAAAGGCGTAGGCGATGGACAACAGGTTGATATTCCTGTACCACCTATACATCGTTTGAACGATGGGGGGACGCAGAAGGATAGGGTAAGCGCGCTGTTGGATATGCGCGTCCAAGCAGTTAGGCCGGAAACGAGGCAAATCCCGTTTCCATTAAGGCGGAGCTGTGATGGCGAGGGAAATATAGTACCGAAGTTCCTGATTCCACGCTGCCAAGAAAAGCCTCTAGTGAGATGTAAGGTGCCCGTACCGCAAACCGACACAGGTAGGCGAGGAGAGAATCCTAAGGTGTGCGAGAGAACTCTCGTTAAGGAACTCGGCAAAATGACCCCGTAACTTCGGGAGAAGGGGTGCTTTTTAGGGTGAATAGCCCGGAAAAGCCGCAGTGAATAGGCCCAGGCGACTGTTTAGCAAAAACACAGGTCTCTGCGAAGCCGCAAGGCGAAGTATAGGGGCTGACACCTGCCCGGTGCTGGAAGGTTAAGGGGAGAGGTTAGCGCAAGCGAAGCTTTGAACCGAAGCCCCAGTAAACGGCGGCCGTAACTATAACGGTCCTAAGGTAGCGAAATTCCTTGTCGGGTAAGTTCCGACCCGCACGAAAGGTGTAACGATCTGGGCACTGTCTCAACGAGAGACTCGGTGAAATTATAGTACCTGTGAAGATGCAGGTTACCCGCGACAGGACGGAAAGACCCCGTGGAGCTTTACTGCAGCCTGATATTGAATTTTGGTACAGCTTGTACAGGATAGGTAGGAGCCTGAGAAGCCGGAGCGCTAGCTTCGGTGGAGGCGTTGGTGGGATACTACCCTGGCTGTATTGAAATTCTAACCCGCGCCCCTTATCGGGGTGGGAGACAGTGTCAGGTGGGCAGTTTGACTGGGGCGGTCGCCTCCTAAAGAGTAACGGAGGCGCCCAAAGGTTCCCTCAGAATGGTTGGAAATCATTCGTAGAGTGTAAAGGCACAAGGGAGCTTGACTGCGAGACCTACAAGTCGAGCAGGGACGAAAGTCGGGCTTAGTGATCCGGTGGTTCCGCATGGAAGGGCCATCGCTCAACGGATAAAAGCTACCCCGGGGATAACAGGCTTATCTCCCCCAAGAGTCCACATCGACGGGGAGGTTTGGCACCTCGATGTCGGCTCATCGCATCCTGGGGCTGTAGTCGGTCCCAAGGGTTGGGCTGTTCGCCCATTAAAGCGGTACGCGAGCTGGGTTCAGAACGTCGTGAGACAGTTCGGTCCCTATCCGTCGCGGGCGCAGGAAATTTGAGAGGAGCTGTCCTTAGTACGAGAGGACCGGGATGGACGCACCGCTGGTGTACCAGTTGTCTTGCCAAAGGCATAGCTGGGTAGCTACGTGCGGACGGGATAAGTGCTGAAAGCATCTAAGCATGAAGCCCCCCTCAAGATGAGATTTCCCATGGCGCAAGCTAGTAAGATCCCTGAAAGATGATCAGGTTGATAGGTCAGAGGTGGAAGCGTGGCGACATGTGGAGCTGACTGATACTAATAGATCGAGGACTTAACCAACGCTTTAAAAAATGAAATGCCTTCTTATTATCTAGTTTTGAAGGAACAACGTTCCTCATATGTTTGGTGGCGATAGCGAAGAGGTCACACCCGTTCCCATTCCGAACACGGCAGTTAAGCTCTTCAGCGCCGATGGTAGTTGGGGGTCTCCCCCTGTGAGAGTAGGACGCCGCCAAGCAGTTACATATGGAGGATTAGCTCAGCTGGGAGAGCATCTGCCTTACAAGCAGAGGGTCGGCGGTTCGATCCCGTCATCCTCCACCATTATTACACCTGCCGGTGTAGCTCAACTGGTAGAGCAACTGACTTGTAATCAGTAGGTTGGGGGTTCAAGTCCTCTTGCCGGCACCATCTTCGTACAAGCTTTAATAAGCATATATAAATAGTATATATGAGCCATTAGCTCAGTTGGTAGAGCATCTGACTTTTAATCAGAGGGTCGAAGGTTCGAATCCTTCATGGCTCACCATTTTTATTATGCGGGTGTGGCGGAATTGGCAGACGCACCAGACTTAGGATCTGGCGCCGCAAGGCGTGGGGGTTCAAGTCCCTTCACCCGCATGTTTAGCGGAAGTAGTTCAGTGGTAGAATACAACCTTGCCAAGGTTGGGGTCGCGGGTTCGAATCCCGTCTTCCGCTCCACTATTTATTTATGCCGGGGTGGCGGAACTGGCAGACGCACAGGACTTAAAATCCTGCGGTAGGTGACTACCGTACCGGTTCGATTCCGGTCCTCGGCACCATCTAAACTTAATATGCGCCCGTAGCTCAATTGGATAGAGCATCTGACTACGAATCAGAAGGTTGTAGGTTCGACTCCCGCCGGGCGCACCATATTTTTATCGGGAAGTAGCTCAGCTTGGTAGAGCACTTGGTTTGGGACCAAGGGGTCGCAGGTTCGAATCCTGTCTTCCCGACCATTATTTCCGGGGCCTTAGCTCAGCTGGGAGAGCGCCTGCCTTGCACGCAGGAGGTCAGCGGTTCGATCCCGCTAGGCTCCACCAAAAAAATCCTTGACAAACCAAAAAGGTTTTGTTAAGATATGAAAGTTGACTCTTTACCAGAGTTTAATTGCTCTTTGAAAACTGAACAAAACAAAGCGCCAACGTTAATTTTTAAGTGAGCACACACTATCAAAAAGCAAATGAGCAAGTCAAACATTTCTTCGGAGAGTTTGATCCTGGCTCAGGACGAACGCTGGCGGCGTGCCTAATACATGCAAGTCGAGCGAATCGATGGGAGCTTGCTCCCTGAGATTAGCGGCGGACGGGTGAGTAACACGTGGGCAACCTGCCTATAAGACTGGGATAACTTCGGGAAACCGGAGCTAATACCGGATACGTTCTTTTCTCGCATGAGGAAAGATGGAAAGACGGTTTACGCTGTCACTTATAGATGGGCCCGCGGCGCATTAGCTAGTTGGTGAGGTAATGGCTCACCAAGGCGACGATGCGTAGCCGACCTGAGAGGGTGATCGGCCACACTGGGACTGAGACACGGCCCAGACTCCTACGGGAGGCAGCAGTAGGGAATCTTCCGCAATGGACGAAAGTCTGACGGAGCAACGCCGCGTGAACGAAGAAGGCCTTCGGGTCGTAAAGTTCTGTTGTTAGGGAAGAACAAGTACCAGAGTAACTGCTGGTACCTTGACGGTACCTAACCAGAAAGCCACGGCTAACTACGTGCCAGCAGCCGCGGTAATACGTAGGTGGCAAGCGTTGTCCGGAATTATTGGGCGTAAAGCGCGCGCAGGTGGTTCCTTAAGTCTGATGTGAAAGCCCACGGCTCAACCGTGGAGGGTCATTGGAAACTGGGGAACTTGAGTGCAGAAGAGGAAAGTGGAATTCCAAGTGTAGCGGTGAAATGCGTAGAGATTTGGAGGAACACCAGTGGCGAAGGCGACTTTCTGGTCTGTAACTGACACTGAGGCGCGAAAGCGTGGGGAGCAAACAGGATTAGATACCCTGGTAGTCCACGCCGTAAACGATGAGTGCTAAGTGTTAGAGGGTTTCCGCCCTTTAGTGCTGCAGCTAACGCATTAAGCACTCCGCCTGGGGAGTACGGCCGCAAGGCTGAAACTCAAAGGAATTGACGGGGGCCCGCACAAGCGGTGGAGCATGTGGTTTAATTCGAAGCAACGCGAAGAACCTTACCAGGTCTTGACATCCTCTGACAACCCTAGAGATAGGGCGTTCCCCTTCGGGGGACAGAGTGACAGGTGGTGCATGGTTGTCGTCAGCTCGTGTCGTGAGATGTTGGGTTAAGTCCCGCAACGAGCGCAACCCTTGATCTTAGTTGCCAGCATTCAGTTGGGCACTCTAAGGTGACTGCCGGTGACAAACCGGAGGAAGGTGGGGATGACGTCAAATCATCATGCCCCTTATGACCTGGGCTACACACGTGCTACAATGGATGGTACAAAGGGCTGCAAACCTGCGAAGGTAAGCGAATCCCATAAAGCCATTCTCAGTTCGGATTGCAGGCTGCAACTCGCCTGCATGAAGCCGGAATCGCTAGTAATCGCGGATCAGCATGCCGCGGTGAATACGTTCCCGGGCCTTGTACACACCGCCCGTCACACCACGAGAGTTTGTAACACCCGAAGTCGGTGAGGTAACCTTCATGGAGCCAGCCGCCTAAGGTGGGACAGATGATTGGGGTGAAGTCGTAACAAGGTAGCCGTATCGGAAGGTGCGGCTGGATCACCTCCTTTCTAAGGATAATACGAGTGCGCTTTTGTTTTGTTCAGTTTTGAATGAGTAATTCATTCAATGAAGGAAGAGGCATCACGATGTGATGGATTCTCTCCACTTTGTTCCTTGAAAACTAGATAATAGATAGAAGGCAATTAATTTTTTCAAAGCATCTGTAAGACTTTTTTAACGGTTAAGTTAGAAAGGGCGCACGGTGGATGCCTTGGCACTAGGAGCCGATGAAGGACGGGACTAACACCGATATGCTTCGGGGAGCTGTAAGTAAGCTTTGATCCGGAGATTTCCGAATGGGGAAACCCACTGTTCGTAATGGAACAGTATCTTTACCTGAATACATAGGGTACTGAAGGCAGACCCGGGGAACTGAAACATCTAAGTACCCGGAGGAAGAGAAAGCAAACGCGATTTCCTGAGTAGCGGCGAGCGAAACGGAATTAGCCCAAACCAAGAGGCTTGCCTCTTGGGGTTGTAGGACACTCAACATGGAGTTACAAAGGAACGGGGTAAATGAAGCGATCTGGAAAGGTCCGTCAAAGAAGGTAAAAACCCTGTAGTTGAAACTTCGTTCCCTCCTGAGTGGATCCTGAGTACGGCGGGACACGAGAAATCCCGTCGGAAGCAGGGAGGACCATCTCCCAAGGCTAAATACTCCCTAGTGACCGATAGTGAACCAGTACCGTGAGGGAAAGGTGAAAAGCACCCCGGAAGGGGAGTGAAATAGATCCTGAAACCGTGTGCCTACAAGTAGTCAAAGCCCGTTAATGGGTAATGGCGTGCCTTTTGTAGAATGAACCGGCGAGTTACGATTTCATGCGAGGTTAAGTTGATGAGACGGAGCCGCAGCGAAAGCGAGTCTGAATAGGGCGAATGAGTATGAGGTCGTAGACCCGAAACCAGGTGATCTACCCATGTCCAGGGTGAAGTTCAGGTAACACTGAATGGAGGCCCGAACCCACGCACGTTGAAAAGTGCGGGGATGAGGTGTGGGTAGCGGAGAAATTCCAATCGAACCTGGAGATAGCTGGTTCTCTCCGAAATAGCTTTAGGGCTAGCCTCAAGATGAGAGTATTGGAGGTAGAGCACTGATTGGACTAGGGGCCCCCAACGGGTTACCGAATTCAGTCAAACTCCGAATGCCAAATACTTATTCTTGGGAGTCAGACTGCGAGTGATAAGATCCGTAGTCGAAAGGGAAACAGCCCAGACCACCAGCTAAGGTCCCAAAGTATACGTTAAGTGGAAAAGGATGTGGAGTTGCTTAGACAACCAGGATGTTGGCTTAGAAGCAGCCACCATTTAAAGAGTGCGTAATAGCTCACTGGTCGAGTGACTCCGCGCCGAAAATGTACCGGGGCTAAACGTATCACCGAAGCTGTGGATTGACACCGTAGGGTGTCGATGGTAGGAGAGCGTTCTAAGGGCGTTGAAGTCAGACCGGAAGGACTGGTGGAGCGCTTAGAAGTGAGAATGCCGGTATGAGTAGCGAAAGAAGGGTGAGAATCCCTTCCACCGAATGCCTAAGGTTTCCTGAGGAAGGCTCGTCCGCTCAGGGTTAGTCGGGACCTAAGCCGAGGCCGAAAGGCGTAGGCGATGGACAACAGGTTGATATTCCTGTACCACCTATACATCGTTTGAACGATGGGGGGACGCAGAAGGATAGGGTAAGCGCGCTGTTGGATATGCGCGTCCAAGCAGTTAGGCCGGAAACGAGGCAAATCCCGTTTCCATTAAGGCGGAGCTGTGATGGCGAGGGAAATATAGTACCGAAGTTCCTGATTCCACGCTGCCAAGAAAAGCCTCTAGTGAGATGTAAGGTGCCCGTACCGCAAACCGACACAGGTAGGCGAGGAGAGAATCCTAAGGTGTGCGAGAGAACTCTCGTTAAGGAACTCGGCAAAATGACCCCGTAACTTCGGGAGAAGGGGTGCTTTTTAGGGTGAATAGCCCGGAAAAGCCGCAGTGAATAGGCCCAGGCGACTGTTTAGCAAAAACACAGGTCTCTGCGAAGCCGCAAGGCGAAGTATAGGGGCTGACACCTGCCCGGTGCTGGAAGGTTAAGGGGAGAGGTTAGCGCAAGCGAAGCTTTGAACCGAAGCCCCAGTAAACGGCGGCCGTAACTATAACGGTCCTAAGGTAGCGAAATTCCTTGTCGGGTAAGTTCCGACCCGCACGAAAGGTGTAACGATCTGGGCACTGTCTCAACGAGAGACTCGGTGAAATTATAGTACCTGTGAAGATGCAGGTTACCCGCGACAGGACGGAAAGACCCCGTGGAGCTTTACTGCAGCCTGATATTGAATTTTGGTACAGCTTGTACAGGATAGGTAGGAGCCTGAGAAGCCGGAGCGCTAGCTTCGGTGGAGGCGTTGGTGGGATACTACCCTGGCTGTATTGAAATTCTAACCCGCGCCCCTTATCGGGGTGGGAGACAGTGTCAGGTGGGCAGTTTGACTGGGGCGGTCGCCTCCTAAAGAGTAACGGAGGCGCCCAAAGGTTCCCTCAGAATGGTTGGAAATCATTCGTAGAGTGTAAAGGCACAAGGGAGCTTGACTGCGAGACCTACAAGTCGAGCAGGGACGAAAGTCGGGCTTAGTGATCCGGTGGTTCCGCATGGAAGGGCCATCGCTCAACGGATAAAAGCTACCCCGGGGATAACAGGCTTATCTCCCCCAAGAGTCCACATCGACGGGGAGGTTTGGCACCTCGATGTCGGCTCATCGCATCCTGGGGCTGTAGTCGGTCCCAAGGGTTGGGCTGTTCGCCCATTAAAGCGGTACGCGAGCTGGGTTCAGAACGTCGTGAGACAGTTCGGTCCCTATCCGTCGCGGGCGCAGGAAATTTGAGAGGAGCTGTCCTTAGTACGAGAGGACCGGGATGGACGCACCGCTGGTGTACCAGTTGTCTTGCCAAAGGCATAGCTGGGTAGCTACGTGCGGACGGGATAAGTGCTGAAAGCATCTAAGCATGAAGCCCCCCTCAAGATGAGATTTCCCATGGCGCAAGCTAGTAAGATCCCTGAAAGATGATCAGGTTGATAGGTCAGAGGTGGAAGCGTGGCGACATGTGGAGCTGACTGATACTAATAGATCGAGGACTTAACCAACGCTTTAAAAAATGAAAGGCCTTCTTATTATCTAGTTTTGAAGGAACAACGTTCCTCATATGTTTGGTGGCGATAGCGAAGAGGTCACACCCGTTCCCATTCCGAACACGGCAGTTAAGCTCTTCAGCGCCGATGGTAGTTGGGGGTCTCCCCCTGTGAGAGTAGGACGCCGCCAAGCCATTAGAAAAAAGATCAGCCACCTCGGCTGGTCTTTTTTCGTTTTGATTTGAATATTTCGGGTAGATATTTCCCATTTCTAGCAGATGAAACGATAAAAGAGATGAAAATTTGAGGTTTTTGATTTGAAGGATTAGGGTAAGCATGTAAGATATTTAATTTTTCGTGTCCAACGGAGTATGCAATTACATATAATTTGGAGAAAATGGATAGTAAAGAAAGAAAGTGCGTTTAAGTTGCAAAATGCATTTTTCGTTGTATAATAATAGTCAAATATAGTCAAAGTCAGATTGGAGGAGGCTGAGTGAGAAACATATCTGATGTTATCGAAACTTATTTAAAGCAAGTACTGGAAATAAGTCAAAAAGATATCTTGGAAATTAAAAGAAGTGAAATAGCGGATAAATTTCAGTGTGTTCCTTCTCAAATCAATTACGTAATCAATACCAGGTTCACGATCGAAAGAGGTTATGTTGTAGAGAGTAAGCGTGGAGGCGGCGGTTATATCCGGATCATGAAAGTGGAGTCACAAGATTACGTGCAGCTTATCAACCAATTATTATCACTTATAGGTCCCAGGGTCACTCAATCCATGGCCGAAGGAGTAATAGCCCGGCTGATGAATGAGGAAGTCATTAATGAAAGGGAAGCAAAGATCATGATGAGCGTGATTGATAGATCGGTGATTTATATCGACCTTCCTGACCGTGATGAACTTCGGGCAAGAATTATAACGGCGATGCTTACGACTTTAAAATATAAATGAAAATGGCAGAGGTGATGAAGGATGATTTGCCAAGAATGTCATCAAAGGCCTGCTACCCTACACTTCACCAAAATCATCAATGGAAAAAAGACTGAAATCATGATTTGCGAGAAATGTGCTCAGGAAAAAGGTGAGATGGTCGTGGATGCAGGAGGCCATGGTTTTTCAATAAATAATTTATTAGCAGGATTGTTGAATATCGAGTCGAATATTCAACAGACAAAGGCAAATGCATTTTCTAAAACGGAAGAGAGGCGTTGCCCGCATTGTCATCGATCCTATAAGGAATTTGTCCATATCGGAAAGTTCGGCTGTGCTGAATGTTACCAAACATTCAATGAACAGTTAAACCCCATTTTAAAGAGGGTGCACAGCGGCAATACAGCCCACATAGGAAAAATCCCAAAACGGGTTGGTGGCACCATATATCTGCGAAAGCAAATTCTCGATCTGAAAGACGTATTAAAGGGTCACATCGACCAAGAGGAGTTCGAAAAGGCGGCAGAGGTCAGGGATAAAATTCGCTCCCTTGAAAAAAGGTATGAAGCACAAGAGGGAGGCGAGGAAATATGAGCTTGGAAAAGTTTGTAGAAAATGCCTTGAGCTCCTGGATGAGTGCAGAAGGACCTGAAATCGATATTGTATTGAGTTCAAGGATTCGATTGGCCCGAAATTTCAAAGACTTTACCTTCCCAACCTCCTTTTCTAATGAAGAAGCTAAAAAAATCATTGAATTGGTGAAAAAAAGAATTGAAGAGGAAGTCACTCCTGAGATTGGCAAGTTGGAGCTTCTGGAAATTGACCAGCTGCAGCCACTGGAAAAGCGTGTACTGGTCGAAAAACATCTAATCAGTCCCAATTTAGTTGAAGGATCAGCCAAAAGTGCTTGTCTTCTTTCGGAAAATGAAGAAATAAGCATCATGATAAACGAAGAGGATCATCTTCGCATCCAGTGCTTAAAGTCGGGCTTGCAGCTGAAGGAAACATTAAAGATTGCAAATCTTCTTGACGATTGGATTGAAGAATCCATAGACTATGCATATGATGAAGAAAGGGGATACCTAACGAGTTGCCCAACCAATGTGGGTACAGGGTTAAGGGCTTCGGTCATGATGCATCTGCCGGGCCTTGTGCTAACGCAGCAAATGAATCATATCATACCGGCGATCAACCAACTGGGATTGGTGGTCCGGGGGATATATGGGGAGGGCAGCCAGGCATTAGGGAATATCTTTCAAATTTCCAACCAAATTACCCTTGGGAAGTCCGAAAGGGATATCGTTGAAGATCTAACCAGTGTCGTCCAACAAATCATTGCCCAGGAACGGTCTGCAAGGGATGCATTAGCGAGGACGTCTCACATACAATTAGAAGATCGGGTCTTTCGCTCCTATGGGATATTATCCAATGCTCGCATCATTGAAACGAAGGAAGCTGCTACCTGTATCTCGGATGTTAGGCTAGGTATAGATTTAGGGTATATAAAAAATATTTCCAAAAGCATACTAAATGAGTTGATGATTTTGACACAGCCAGGATTTTTACAAAAGTACGCGGGTGGATCTTTAAAATCCCACGAAAGGGATATCCGTAGGGCAGCACTCATTCGAGAACGCTTGAATTTCACGGAAACTTCCTCCTCTTGAGGTCCTTGACCTAGAGTGAGTACCTATATTCCTGTAATGGATGCGGGGGAAGCAGCAGCCCCTGCCATTACTTAGAGGATTGTCAGCAATTTAATTCAAAACGAAAAATTCTTAAGGAGGAATTCCCTATGATGTTTGGTCGTTTTACTGAAAGAGCCCAGAAAGTATTAGCATTGGCGCAAGAAGAGGCAATCCGCTTAGGACATAATAATATCGGCACGGAACATATTTTGCTTGGCTTGGTACGAGAAGGCGATGGCATTGCCGCCAAAGCGTTATATGCGCTCGGTCTGGGGCCGGAAAAAATTCAAAAAGAAGTGGAAAATTTGATAGGCCGCGGACAGGATGCGGCGCAAACGATCCATTACACTCCAAGAGCCAAGAAGGTCATTGAGCTTTCCATGGATGAAGCTAGAAAGTTAGGTCATTCATACGTGGGGACAGAGCATGTACTGCTTGGTCTGATAAGAGAAGGCGAAGGTGTGGCAGCCCGAGTATTGAATAATCTCGGAGTGAGCCTGAATAAAGCCCGTCAACAAGTTCTCCAGCTTTTGGGCAGCAACGAATCCGGCGGTCATCAAGGTTCAGCGGCTTCCAATGCAAGCACGCCGACACTGGATGGCCTCGCTCGCGACTTAACGACGATTGCACGGGAAGGAAGCCTGGATCCGGTGATTGGCCGAAGCAAGGAAATTCAGCGTGTCATAGAAGTATTGAGCCGTCGTACAAAAAACAACCCTGTCTTGATCGGTGAACCAGGGGTGGGTAAAACGGCCATCGCCGAAGGCCTTGCCCAACAGATCATCAATAATGAAGTACCGGAAATCCTGCGTGATAAACGCGTTATGACACTCGATATGGGTACCGTTGTCGCTGGTACGAAATACCGCGGTGAATTCGAAGATAGATTGAAGAAAGTAATGGATGAAATCCGCCAGGCTGGCAATATCATTTTATTCATCGATGAATTGCATACACTGATTGGTGCCGGCGGGGCAGAGGGTGCCATCGATGCTTCCAATATCCTTAAACCATCCTTGGCCCGCGGTGAATTGCAATGTATCGGGGCGACAACTTTGGATGAATACCGTAAGTATATCGAAAAGGATGCAGCGCTTGAACGCCGCTTCCAGCCGATCCAAGTTGATGAACCGACGATGGAAGAATCGATTCAGATCCTCAAGGGGCTGCGTGACCGTTATGAAGCCCATCACCGCGTATCGATTACTGATGAAGCGATCGATGCAGCAGTCAAGTTATCAGACCGTTACATTTCGGATCGGTTTTTACCGGATAAAGCGATTGACTTGATTGATGAAGCCGGATCCAAGGTTCGGCTGCGCTCATACACAACGCCGCCAAACTTAAAGGAACTTGAAGTGAAGCTGGATGATGTCCGGAAGGAAAAGGATGCTTCCGTTCAGAGCCAGGAATTCGAAAAAGCTGCTTCGCTTCGCGATACGGAACAACGCTTAAGAGAACAATTGGAAGAAACGAAAAAGACTTGGAAAGAAAAACAAGGGCAAGAGAACAGTGAAGTGACCGTGGATGATATTGCCCACGTCGTATCCAGCTGGACCGGTGTTCCTGTTACGAGACTGGCCCAAACGGAGTCCGATAAACTGCTTAACATGGAATCGATCCTCCACGATCGCGTGATTGGTCAAGAAGAGGCCGTCATTGCCGTTTCTAAAGCAGTACGTCGTGCAAGAGCAGGCTTGAAGGATCCTAAACGCCCAATTGGTTCGTTCATCTTCCTTGGGCCTACAGGGGTCGGTAAAACCGAACTTGCCCGTGCTTTAGCTGAATCCATCTTTGGGGATGAAGATGCCATGATCCGCATTGATATGTCCGAATATATGGAGAAACATTCGACTTCGCGCCTGGTTGGATCGCCTCCAGGATATGTTGGATACGAAGAGGGCGGACAATTAACCGAAAAAGTGCGAAGGAAACCATACTCCGTGGTTCTGCTTGATGAAATAGAAAAGGCACATCCCGATGTCTTCAATATCCTTCTGCAAGTACTGGAGGACGGAAGGCTGACAGATTCGAAGGGACGCACTGTCGATTTCAGGAATACGATCCTGATCATGACATCGAATGTAGGGGCGTCTGCACTAAAAACCGATAAGTATGTCGGGTTCAACATCCAGGATACTGGCCAGGATTACAAAAATATGAAGGGCAAAGTGATAGAGGAGCTTAAACGAGCATTCCGTCCTGAATTCCTGAATCGTATCGATGAAACCATCGTTTTCCACTCACTGGAGAAGGATCATTTAAAACAAATCGTGACCTTAATGTCCAATCAACTGACGAACCGCTTGAAAGAGCAGGAAATTTTCTTGGAGCTGACGGATGCGGCCAGGGAAAAAATTGCGACGGAAGGCTTCGATCCAGAATATGGGGCACGGCCAATCCGCAGGGCGCTTCAAAAGCATGTAGAGGATTACCTTTCCGAAGAGCTGCTTAAAGGGAACGTGAAAAAAGGGCAAACGGTCGTGATGGACGTTGTGAATAATGAATTTGCCATCAGGCAAGGCGAGCCTGTCAACGTAAGTGAATAACCATATTCCTAACTTCGAGGTACACGCAGATATTTTTGCCGTGTACCTCTGTTTTTTATCCATAGGTAGAAATGAGCATAAAAGAACAGGGCACATAGGGTGTTTTTTTAAAAAACTTAACGTTAAGAAGGATTAAATAAAACAAAGATATAATATCCTTACTATAGGCATTTTTCAAAAAGGAAGAGGAGTTATTATGGCAGTGAAGAAGAAAACCAAATTCATGTGTCAGTCTTGCGGATATGAATCTGCGAAATGGATGGGGAAATGCCCAGGCTGCGGTGAGTGGAACAAGATGGTCGAGGAAACTGAAATCGTGAAACCGGCGAGGAAAGGCGCCTTCACCCATTCGGAGGTTAGAACCTCTGGGGAACGTGAGAAGGCTGCGCCGATAACGACCATTCAGTCTGAAAAAGAACCGCGGATCAAGACGGATTTAATGGAACTGAATCGTGCCCTTGGCGGCGGGATCGTCCAGGGGT
Coding sequences within:
- a CDS encoding CtsR family transcriptional regulator; translated protein: MRNISDVIETYLKQVLEISQKDILEIKRSEIADKFQCVPSQINYVINTRFTIERGYVVESKRGGGGYIRIMKVESQDYVQLINQLLSLIGPRVTQSMAEGVIARLMNEEVINEREAKIMMSVIDRSVIYIDLPDRDELRARIITAMLTTLKYK
- a CDS encoding UvrB/UvrC motif-containing protein; amino-acid sequence: MICQECHQRPATLHFTKIINGKKTEIMICEKCAQEKGEMVVDAGGHGFSINNLLAGLLNIESNIQQTKANAFSKTEERRCPHCHRSYKEFVHIGKFGCAECYQTFNEQLNPILKRVHSGNTAHIGKIPKRVGGTIYLRKQILDLKDVLKGHIDQEEFEKAAEVRDKIRSLEKRYEAQEGGEEI
- a CDS encoding protein arginine kinase; protein product: MSLEKFVENALSSWMSAEGPEIDIVLSSRIRLARNFKDFTFPTSFSNEEAKKIIELVKKRIEEEVTPEIGKLELLEIDQLQPLEKRVLVEKHLISPNLVEGSAKSACLLSENEEISIMINEEDHLRIQCLKSGLQLKETLKIANLLDDWIEESIDYAYDEERGYLTSCPTNVGTGLRASVMMHLPGLVLTQQMNHIIPAINQLGLVVRGIYGEGSQALGNIFQISNQITLGKSERDIVEDLTSVVQQIIAQERSARDALARTSHIQLEDRVFRSYGILSNARIIETKEAATCISDVRLGIDLGYIKNISKSILNELMILTQPGFLQKYAGGSLKSHERDIRRAALIRERLNFTETSSS
- the clpC gene encoding ATP-dependent protease ATP-binding subunit ClpC, with the protein product MMFGRFTERAQKVLALAQEEAIRLGHNNIGTEHILLGLVREGDGIAAKALYALGLGPEKIQKEVENLIGRGQDAAQTIHYTPRAKKVIELSMDEARKLGHSYVGTEHVLLGLIREGEGVAARVLNNLGVSLNKARQQVLQLLGSNESGGHQGSAASNASTPTLDGLARDLTTIAREGSLDPVIGRSKEIQRVIEVLSRRTKNNPVLIGEPGVGKTAIAEGLAQQIINNEVPEILRDKRVMTLDMGTVVAGTKYRGEFEDRLKKVMDEIRQAGNIILFIDELHTLIGAGGAEGAIDASNILKPSLARGELQCIGATTLDEYRKYIEKDAALERRFQPIQVDEPTMEESIQILKGLRDRYEAHHRVSITDEAIDAAVKLSDRYISDRFLPDKAIDLIDEAGSKVRLRSYTTPPNLKELEVKLDDVRKEKDASVQSQEFEKAASLRDTEQRLREQLEETKKTWKEKQGQENSEVTVDDIAHVVSSWTGVPVTRLAQTESDKLLNMESILHDRVIGQEEAVIAVSKAVRRARAGLKDPKRPIGSFIFLGPTGVGKTELARALAESIFGDEDAMIRIDMSEYMEKHSTSRLVGSPPGYVGYEEGGQLTEKVRRKPYSVVLLDEIEKAHPDVFNILLQVLEDGRLTDSKGRTVDFRNTILIMTSNVGASALKTDKYVGFNIQDTGQDYKNMKGKVIEELKRAFRPEFLNRIDETIVFHSLEKDHLKQIVTLMSNQLTNRLKEQEIFLELTDAAREKIATEGFDPEYGARPIRRALQKHVEDYLSEELLKGNVKKGQTVVMDVVNNEFAIRQGEPVNVSE